The nucleotide sequence gctccagacggtagaggccctggcacaaccgcccactaagaagaatgtccctcgtgccccgatccttaataaaaagatcaaaagggtgaaattcacaaagcacattattatcacgtgtgagtttaggaactgaaagaagattacgggtcacagatggaactcgaagaacattgcgaagctgaagactcctattggcatgtctagtgagaagagatgcttgaccaatatgagagatgtgcatacctgctccattggcggtgtggatcttgtcggagccatgatagggttcacgagtgtgaagcttccccatctcgctggttagatgctctgtcgccccagagtccatgtaccagtgtggatcgatggagtaggactgagtgtgtccctgttgcttctgcggcgcgggacgatcaaccatggcgacctgacgggcattgttgcgtgtatctttgccgtcattgccaagaccaaggaagcttcgctggaagcgcttatgacacttggaggcccagtgcccatcgcggccacaaagctgacacacacgtggaccgccagcccccggtaaggtcgcagtaggtggggggccgaggcgggcgacggtggcagccccaagggagaccggggtgatgaagaagagcggccacccttggtggcggcgttggccgagagggagccagtgcccctggtgcggcgagtctcgacccgttgctcagtgagaaggagccgagagaaaacctcgtgtgccagcatgggtgtcgagttgccccgctcgttgatgatctcgactaaggcatcatactcctcatcaagaccattgacaataaacgagttgaactcggagtcggtgaggggctgtccaatggaggccaatgtgtcggcgaggcccttgaccttgttgtagaactcagtggcagtggagtcaagcttctgacactctccaagctgacgacggagtgcagagacacgagcctgggactgcgctgcaaaggtgcgctcaaggatggtccaggcctcatgagacgtcttcgcgaagacaacaaggccggcaactgccggcgagagcgacccctggatggaggagaggttcgcctggtcctgccccgtccagacgcgatgggccggattgtagaccggaccgtgcacgctgtctaccagcgcgggtgggcagggaagcgatccgtcgacgtagcctagcaggtagtgactccccaagagcgggagaacctgcgcacgccagaagatgtagttgtcggcggagagcttgatggtgatgagatgaccgaagtgaaacggcggcggcgaagacaatcccatcgaggaggctgcctggggtgtaaacaccatggaggcagccggaggcaccgaagccgatgcgggaggaggcgggaccgcagccagggcgggcgccgcaaagctcgcggccggtgcggacgccgcaaggcccgcggccggggcggacgccgccaaccccgccagcggggcagtgtgatcagcttgcggcaggagcggcggaacgacgcctgcggagtccgcagcggacggcggcgccgcggtgtggaccacgaggtcacgcccaagcgagggcgccggcggcgtggagaagacggagccgatgctccttgtcccgatcggaggcggaacagagacggcatcgagcgggaggttgagcagagccgcaagagaggccgggaggaagcccgcagcagtggaaccggtggtggtggcgctcgacatggcggcggcgcgatcggtggcgcggcggcggcggtgaaggcggcggcggctgcggcggcggtgcgggtattagggtttagaagcggaagcgatcgtaacctagcgtgataccatgtaagacaataagttttggggaaccagcacaaccctctaggggtggcttatctcattatatataatggttgtgttacaatatgtaccatatacgtacataggtacagaagctatacatagtttAACACGGCCACGACATCGACAGACGTGGTAGGAGCGCGCGGGAGGCGTTTTTTTGGTTTTATGTTAATTATGAACTGGGCTGTTTAAGTGGACTGataaactgggccgttttgtggccgtaATCTCTATaaatatgttttatgtttttttaactgcgtttatttacttttttagtcatttcatttaagtttttaaatttttttattcaCGTCCACCCCGGACAGGTTTTTAGATGtggccgcgcgttgggcgcacccaCAACCCATCATCAGACAAATGTAGACATAGGCGAACCCATCGGTGTTTTAAAGAGACAAAATCTGATCAAACCGGAGGTTCGTTTggagtcgcgcggtggagttggcctgatgGCTGCGATGGGGATGGGATACCATGCCATGGAGGGCGAGCCGCTGACCATGTAATGCACGTGTCGGCACGTTCACCATTTTCTGTTCTTTTCCTATTTTAATGCAGCAGCTGGGTATGTACAGATCAGTTCAATTCAATCCAATCCATTTCCCGTCTCTCTCTATCTGTCTATGGCCCACACCCCTGCCCCGCCGGAAAACGAAATCCACGTCGCCCGCGCGCGGCCGCCGACGTAAAGCCGCCCTCCGCCGCACACGCTCTCCTCTTCCGTGACGCCCACCCGATGGATCCCTCGCCCGATCCGCTCGCCGCCTCCGCCCCATTCCCCACCATCCCCGCCGCCACCCACAGGTCGCGGGTCGCCCGCCCGCGGCGCCAGGCCGCCCCCTTTCGTTCCGACCACCCCGGAGCCTCCTGCTCCCCCAGCCGGCGCCTCGGCGGCGATCTCTCGAGCTTCGCTGCGGGCGCTGGCTCGCGACCGAGCACCGCAGGCGGATCACGCCCCTCGGCCTTCGTCTTCGGCGCGGAAACGTCTAGCCGCGCCGTCGCGGAGGATCCGGCGTCGGCGGGCTCATGGGGTTCTTCCCGTGGCGCTAATTTTGTTTTTGGGAGTGGCGTCTCGGCGAGATCGGAGATGAAGAGATGCTCCTCGGTTAGATCCGGTGCTGCCTCGTTGTGCAGCCTCTCTACAGCAGCCGATGAGCTTGTACAAGATGATTCTTCCGGCAAGCAAAGAGATGACCGTGCTCACGTTTCTAGAGGAAATGATTCCGTGCTGGAGATAAATTCTCGGGGTACTTTTGGTGCCTCGGAAAGCAATTTGAAGTCACATGAGGTTTTTCGTCCGCGCATTCTTCATGGTGTTGCCAAGCAGCGCGATGAGGGGCGTAGCATGCTCTCTCAGACGGTAGGGTGCAAGAGTACGGAAATAAATTCATCATTAGTTGGTCAAGTGGTCAATGCAACAAAATGTACTgacaggaatgactccatggaagtcCCCGTGGACTGTGGTAACTCATCCGTAGGAGATTCTGTCGGTAAAGTTTACTTCACAAAGGATGGAAGCAAACTTTCTGCAACTGGTGTTAATGTCAAACATGATTTGTTTGTTTTCGGGGGACCTGCTAGTGCTCAACATAGTCTGTTCGCTGCAAATACAGAGCAAAGTAATTTCAAGAAGTTGGATTCATCTGATAAAGAGGAGGTAACATGCAGTTCTGAACAACTTGGTCTTTCAGAACATTCCAGACTTTGTCAAGTCCATGAAACAGAAAAAGCCTCGAAAACTGCACCTTTTAGCATTGGAGCTCAAGATGACATTGTGAAGGCTTCTTTCACAAAGTTGCCTGATGGTATGCAAACACAAGTAGGTGCAGCATCGGGACTTGGTGAAtgtcgatctttcgatgagagatcATTTACTCTACAGGACCACAATTCAGCATCTGGAGACAAGGGAGTGATTAAGGCTATGAGCATGAATAGAAGGGCAGTTAAACCAAAGAAGTTTTCCTCAACCCGTCAGGTTTCTTCATTGCGGAATGTCCTTGCAGCTGACAGTTTTTCTGGAAAAGTGACTCCGGAAACAAACTTTAGTATGGAACAATCTGGAAAAGTTGGCCTCAGGTTAGAGGGTTCTGTTAACAGTGGCCCAGAGGTAGCTGATGCTACGCAAACAGCAGAAAGTAGCCATGATGGAACTGGGCTTACTTTTGCAGCAAACTTGGAAAGTTGTGGTAACTCTGACTTAATATTTGCTTCATCTACTTTCGATCGAAGTAATTTGGGCTCACAAAGACAACAGAATAGAAGTTCTGAAGGAATGACGACTCATACTAACTTTGTTCAAAGCCTTCCTACATCTGCCATTAGTTTTGCACACACAAAAGTTTCAGCAAGCCAGCCAGACACAGTTTTAGCGCCTCAATGGACCGAATACAGCAAAGCAGAATCTACAGTAGTAACATGTCCAAAAACAGGAAACTTTAGATATCAGGAGGATTGTGAAACTTGGCGTATAAGGTGTCTACACAACCTTTCATATTTTGTTACAGGCGTATTTATGAACTTACATACTATGTTTAATGACTTGTGCCTGCACAGTTGCAAATGTCACAGTTATATCAACTATATCTTCTGAAATAGGCAAATAGCACAAAATATGATTATTTTTTTGTGGACAGTGGACACCAGTTTAATATCTGCAGTAATCTGAAAGCAAACTTTGAAAGGATTGCAACTGTGCTTGAACTTCCATAACAGAAGAAAATTAGAACTTCCTTAACAGAAAGAAAATTATCTCCAACCAAGAACCAACGTGATGTATCTCAGTCAATCAAAATTCAGTTATTTGTTCCTCTGTTAGCCTTTTGCCTTTTTCTCACACCCGCTCCTCATGCTATGTAATCAAGTTTATGCTTATGGATCATGTGCTGTGTTTGATAATTCTGGAGTTTGCTGGCTTAGAATTAATTCCCACGAGTGGTAGTTTATGAAATATCAACAGTTAAAACTGAAATATGTTGAGCTTTGATTTGATTTGAATAAGGGGATTAGAGTTTCTTTTTTGTTGCTTTAACTGTATATTTGGTGCATTTTAAGCTTAATTGTTTATTCTGCACCAGGGGGAACCAAGCTTATGCTGCAGGACAGTTAGCTAAGGCGGAGGAATGCTATACCCATGGGATTAATTCTGTTTCTCAAAATCAAGCTTCTCAGAAAGCATTAATGCTGTGCTACAGCAATCGTGCAGCTACCCGGATATCTCTCGGTAGGATGAGAGATGCCCTCTCTGATTGTCAGAAAGCTACTGAAATTGATTCCAGCTTtctcaaggcacaagtcagagctGCCAAGTAAGATGAATACCTAGGGCTGTTACATTGACAAATCACCGATTTGTGAACTTTCACATATATAcagtttttctttaaacaattgGAATTTGCATCATAATTCTTAAACTTTTTATTTGGTGAAGGGGAGCCTTGgagcagtggtaaagctgctgccttgtgaccatgaggtcacgggttcaagtcctggaaacagcctcttgcagaaatgtagggaaaggctgcgtacaatagacccaaagtggtcggacccttccccagaccctgcgcaagcgggagctacatgcactggggctgccctttaTTTGGTGAAGGAGAAAAAACTAGATATTGTTCTTAAGGAAATATCCAATTCAATTGTTTTTTTCTTAGGAATTTCAGATCTCAGAGGAAAGAAACATTTCATGTTTTGTAGTTAAATGATACCTAGGGCTGAGTACTGCCTGAACATGCCTAACTCTACTCCTTGTTGTTTGTGTACATTCAGTTGACATTGGTTTGCAAAGTGTTAATAGTCTTGTTAATTCGAACTCCATAACTTAATGTGGTTACTTGATGTTAGGAGTTAGTAGTGGATGTAATTGGTCATAAGTGTCTTGCCCTTGTTATATAACTTGTATAATATTGCTGAATATATGATCTGGTCAATATGCTCGGCTAATTGTGTATAGTTGTCTACTTGCTCTGGGGGATGTCGACGAAGCACAAAAGGGTTTTGAAATCTGTTTGAAGTCTAATCATGCGGCAAGCTTGGATCGTAAAGTCATAGAAGAGGCTTCTGATGGTCTACAAAAAGCTCAGGTAGGCTTGTCTCTGGTGCTATACTGTCGTTGTTCATGTTATCATAACTTGAGGAACTGTGGAATCTGTAGAATTAGTCTGTATCCCTTTATGCTACTTTGAGTGAGTTTTGACTTTTGAGTAGAGAACTGCGAAACCAGAAGCATACATGATTTTGAGATTATTTTTTCTCGAATATGATTTTACGAGCTATCGAGGAACCGTATTGCAAAATAACTACTCCTGGGATGCTTATGTTAAGTGCAATTGTTGATTACCATAGTTTAGTAGACTGGTGGCTTCAACTGGAAAGTACTAAAAACTGTATATATTGTTGGGGGAAATATACAAGAAATTAAGACAAATTCACAGCAGAATTTTAACAAATTTCCAAAGCATAGATGGATTTAAGCTCAAAAGTATCTTGTGTTGAGAATTTGAGGTCTCTGTTACATCAGCCGCTTCCACTTTTCATTCAACTACCCGTAAGCTGTTAAATGGTACTGCTTCTCCTAGAGCTTCACAATTTGTTCCATGTGTCATCCACAACTCCTCTAAGTCTCCATCACAATGAAGCACTCGTACAGCTCCCAACTTGTTGCAGTTCTGCTGAACACACCGGATAAACTGGAATGTATCACATAGCTTAATCTATTTAGAAGATCCGTTGGTAAAAAATGTATTCGTCAATAGTTTCTGATAAAATTTTACGAAGCTATTTCCATTTAGCCCATTACATACATGATAAATATGAAAAAGATGCCTGGTGTTTTTTTACCTGTCTTCTGCCCCTACGATGCCATAATATGTTTAGTAGATGACTATGAGCAGAAAATACCGTTTAAACACACCTCCCTTTGATTATGACTTACTCTCTCTAATGCCTCGCTGTAGGATCAAATGTATCAACCAGAGGGTGGTGAATGGTAGATTTTAGCAAATTCTTCTGAAATACAAAATACTTCGCTAAATAGAAGAATAACAGGACAACAATACCACAGTTCAGAGGAAATCTAGTAGAAGAACTAGATAAATCACGAGGCAAGCGGCAAACCTACTAGGTAACCATGACTAAAGTAAACCTGCTATCACAGGAGCAGAAGACAAACGAGCTATAGATGCGAGTAAATCTAACAGCCTAAGTACGGACAAAGTCTTCATTGAGAAAACAAAGTACACCACTTCAACgaaaacttaagcagcggaaaggTATGAAAGTACTTAGATAACTTTGCAATAATCACAAAGAAAGAAGGAAGAGGAAATTC is from Triticum aestivum cultivar Chinese Spring chromosome 3A, IWGSC CS RefSeq v2.1, whole genome shotgun sequence and encodes:
- the LOC123061094 gene encoding uncharacterized protein isoform X1, which gives rise to MDPSPDPLAASAPFPTIPAATHRSRVARPRRQAAPFRSDHPGASCSPSRRLGGDLSSFAAGAGSRPSTAGGSRPSAFVFGAETSSRAVAEDPASAGSWGSSRGANFVFGSGVSARSEMKRCSSVRSGAASLCSLSTAADELVQDDSSGKQRDDRAHVSRGNDSVLEINSRGTFGASESNLKSHEVFRPRILHGVAKQRDEGRSMLSQTVGCKSTEINSSLVGQVVNATKCTDRNDSMEVPVDCGNSSVGDSVGKVYFTKDGSKLSATGVNVKHDLFVFGGPASAQHSLFAANTEQSNFKKLDSSDKEEVTCSSEQLGLSEHSRLCQVHETEKASKTAPFSIGAQDDIVKASFTKLPDGMQTQVGAASGLGECRSFDERSFTLQDHNSASGDKGVIKAMSMNRRAVKPKKFSSTRQVSSLRNVLAADSFSGKVTPETNFSMEQSGKVGLRLEGSVNSGPEVADATQTAESSHDGTGLTFAANLESCGNSDLIFASSTFDRSNLGSQRQQNRSSEGMTTHTNFVQSLPTSAISFAHTKVSASQPDTVLAPQWTEYSKAESTVVTCPKTGNFRYQEDCETWRIRGNQAYAAGQLAKAEECYTHGINSVSQNQASQKALMLCYSNRAATRISLGRMRDALSDCQKATEIDSSFLKAQVRAANCLLALGDVDEAQKGFEICLKSNHAASLDRKVIEEASDGLQKAQKVSTFMLQSKEYLVKKEFDKIPSALQMITDALSISIHSDNLMKMKAEALLLLRRYEELIQFCEETLQLAERNSVPLCLDEHLENINLDSYGFSVKSWRYYLIAKSYFFIGKLEEAHQFLKKYEQTTPAEYKCGKQSQQSVSLLSKTISELLRLKVAGNEAFQAGKYSEAVEHYTAALLSNAESLHFSAICFGNRAAAYQTMGQILDAIADCSLAIALDTSYCKVISRRASLYELIRDYDQAENDLRRLISLLEEQLQENMSMPSEKLDNVRNNLHRANLRLSALERDARKRTSLNMYLILGIEPSCSAVDIKRAYRKAALRHHPDKAGNFLVRSENIDDTVWSEIVNAIRRDADYLFKIIGKAYAILSDPTMKSK
- the LOC123061094 gene encoding uncharacterized protein isoform X2, with protein sequence MDPSPDPLAASAPFPTIPAATHRSRVARPRRQAAPFRSDHPGASCSPSRRLGGDLSSFAAGAGSRPSTAGGSRPSAFVFGAETSSRAVAEDPASAGSWGSSRGANFVFGSGVSARSEMKRCSSVRSGAASLCSLSTAADELVQDDSSGKQRDDRAHVSRGNDSVLEINSRGTFGASESNLKSHEVFRPRILHGVAKQRDEGRSMLSQTVGCKSTEINSSLVGQVVNATKCTDRNDSMEVPVDCGNSSVGDSVGKVYFTKDGSKLSATGVNVKHDLFVFGGPASAQHSLFAANTEQSNFKKLDSSDKEEVTCSSEQLGLSEHSRLCQVHETEKASKTAPFSIGAQDDIVKASFTKLPDGMQTQVGAASGLGECRSFDERSFTLQDHNSASGDKGVIKAMSMNRRAVKPKKFSSTRQVSSLRNVLAADSFSGKVTPETNFSMEQSGKVGLRLEGSVNSGPEVADATQTAESSHDGTGLTFAANLESCGNSDLIFASSTFDRSNLGSQRQQNRSSEGMTTHTNFVQSLPTSAISFAHTKVSASQPDTVLAPQWTEYSKAESTVVTCPKTGNFRYQEDCETWRIRGNQAYAAGQLAKAEECYTHGINSVSQNQASQKALMLCYSNRAATRISLGRMRDALSDCQKATEIDSSFLKAQVRAANCLLALGDVDEAQKGFEICLKSNHAASLDRKVIEEASDGLQKAQKVSTFMLQSKEYLVKKEFDKIPSALQMITDALSISIHSDNLMKMKAEALLLLRRYEELIQFCEETLQLAERNSVPLCLDEHLENINLDSYGFSVKSWRYYLIAKSYFFIGKLEEAHQFLKKCGKQSQQSVSLLSKTISELLRLKVAGNEAFQAGKYSEAVEHYTAALLSNAESLHFSAICFGNRAAAYQTMGQILDAIADCSLAIALDTSYCKVISRRASLYELIRDYDQAENDLRRLISLLEEQLQENMSMPSEKLDNVRNNLHRANLRLSALERDARKRTSLNMYLILGIEPSCSAVDIKRAYRKAALRHHPDKAGNFLVRSENIDDTVWSEIVNAIRRDADYLFKIIGKAYAILSDPTMKSK